One genomic segment of Cellulophaga sp. HaHaR_3_176 includes these proteins:
- a CDS encoding VCBS repeat-containing protein gives MKSKKIILALTLVLILIIAGFIYWKFDFPEKKQKAKTGKELSKVYCASCHLYPEPKVLPKAIWQNSLLPEMKNRMGLGDIKTIASKLGYDEYINLTQKGIYMLNPMVTNEEWLLIEKHYLDNSPENAPIQIKKTQNSLQKSSIEIIKNTSQKQGLTTYFGIQNNYQLQSNILGQLKFKNLQNKKEHTIQLPSPVVEVKNNLVLCIGGNMNPTEKKLGSLHLFDETYKSQKLLIDELHRPVDFEYVDLDNDKIKDYLIAEFGNHTGQITFINGKTKERKVITTNPGARNFVLRDVNNDGMMDFYALTAQGRERISLYTNLGEGNFKEMTILEFPPYYGSSYFELADLNNDGKEEITMVNGDNADYSIVKKNFHGIRIFENQNNSWTEVYFYPVYGATNLLKLDLNNDNLIDLVSSSFFVEPEFRKSEQMIYLINKGEFKFDISHPELPEINPMTMRVGDANNDNISEIYLGNFEFQPNSNPNFNYIESIIVTPDF, from the coding sequence TTGAAATCAAAAAAAATAATTTTAGCATTAACATTGGTATTAATTTTAATTATTGCTGGTTTCATCTATTGGAAATTTGATTTTCCTGAAAAAAAACAGAAAGCAAAAACTGGTAAAGAGCTTTCTAAAGTTTATTGCGCAAGTTGCCACTTATACCCAGAACCAAAAGTTTTACCCAAAGCTATTTGGCAAAACTCACTCTTACCTGAAATGAAAAACAGAATGGGATTGGGTGATATTAAAACTATTGCATCTAAATTAGGTTATGATGAGTACATCAACCTTACTCAGAAAGGTATTTACATGCTTAACCCTATGGTAACAAATGAAGAATGGTTACTAATAGAAAAGCATTATCTAGATAATTCACCTGAAAATGCTCCTATTCAAATAAAAAAAACTCAAAATAGCCTACAAAAATCTTCTATAGAAATTATAAAAAACACATCACAAAAACAAGGGTTAACAACATATTTCGGCATTCAAAATAATTATCAATTACAATCTAATATTTTAGGTCAATTAAAATTTAAAAATCTTCAAAACAAAAAAGAACACACAATACAATTACCGAGCCCTGTAGTAGAGGTAAAAAACAACTTAGTGCTTTGCATAGGAGGTAATATGAACCCTACAGAAAAAAAATTAGGAAGTTTACATTTATTTGATGAAACATACAAAAGCCAAAAATTATTGATTGATGAATTACACAGACCTGTCGATTTTGAATATGTGGATTTAGATAATGATAAAATAAAAGATTATTTAATAGCTGAATTCGGTAATCACACAGGGCAAATCACATTTATAAATGGCAAAACAAAAGAAAGAAAAGTCATAACTACAAACCCTGGTGCCAGAAATTTTGTATTGAGAGATGTAAATAACGATGGTATGATGGACTTTTATGCTCTAACTGCTCAAGGAAGGGAACGTATCAGCTTATATACAAACTTAGGGGAAGGTAATTTTAAAGAAATGACTATACTTGAATTTCCTCCATACTACGGATCTAGTTATTTTGAACTAGCAGACCTTAATAACGATGGCAAAGAAGAAATTACCATGGTTAACGGCGATAATGCAGATTACAGTATTGTAAAGAAAAATTTTCACGGCATACGCATTTTCGAAAATCAAAACAATTCATGGACAGAAGTCTACTTTTATCCTGTTTATGGAGCAACAAATTTGTTGAAATTAGATCTAAACAATGATAATTTAATTGATTTAGTTTCCTCTTCATTTTTTGTAGAACCTGAGTTTAGGAAATCAGAACAAATGATTTACTTAATTAATAAAGGTGAATTTAAATTTGATATTTCACACCCAGAACTCCCTGAAATAAACCCAATGACGATGAGGGTTGGTGATGCCAATAATGATAATATTTCTGAAATATATTTAGGTAATTTTGAATTTCAACCTAATTCAAATCCTAATTTTAATTATATCGAATCTATAATTGTAACTCCTGATTTTTAA
- the lptC gene encoding LPS export ABC transporter periplasmic protein LptC, with product MIKKSLYNLKSIAVVCSTAMLFFACKDSYERIGEEAKKNKFPQGVAENYKLIYTETLEAMSSEEVAETKKVAVLTGEVCEDFENLSFPYRTFPNGLQVDFFDKEGAKSTITADYGIIYSGTNIIDLQGNVVIKMQDGKLLETPQLYYDQVNQWIFTQEKFKFSDQKDGTLIHGEGMDFNRDFTILNAHKTGDGYKVIKEDIDG from the coding sequence ATGATTAAAAAAAGTTTATATAATTTAAAAAGCATTGCTGTAGTTTGTTCTACGGCAATGCTTTTTTTTGCTTGTAAAGACAGTTATGAAAGAATAGGTGAAGAAGCAAAGAAAAATAAATTTCCGCAAGGCGTTGCCGAAAACTATAAACTTATTTATACAGAAACTTTAGAAGCAATGTCATCAGAAGAAGTTGCTGAAACTAAAAAAGTAGCTGTATTAACAGGTGAGGTTTGTGAAGATTTTGAAAATTTATCTTTTCCTTATCGAACTTTTCCTAATGGCTTACAAGTCGATTTTTTTGATAAAGAAGGTGCTAAAAGTACAATTACAGCAGATTATGGAATTATATATTCTGGTACAAATATTATAGATTTGCAAGGTAATGTGGTTATAAAAATGCAAGATGGTAAGTTGTTAGAAACTCCACAATTGTATTATGACCAAGTAAACCAATGGATTTTTACACAAGAAAAATTCAAATTTTCAGATCAAAAAGATGGAACTCTTATTCATGGAGAAGGAATGGATTTTAATAGAGATTTCACCATTTTAAATGCCCATAAAACAGGTGATGGTTATAAAGTAATAAAAGAAGATATTGATGGTTAA
- a CDS encoding peptidylprolyl isomerase, translated as MAILDKIRKKTTILILIIGLALFAFVISGIFSANTFSGDKVGSAIAEVDGESISIDEFRQKVDAASRNYGANASSMQVVNSVYEQEVRNAILEKQFDELGISVEHDQIVEFLKTNPTYSQLPQFLNENGVFDENKFIEFVSDLKENNAAGYQDWLQTEAAIINAAKEQIYYNLIRSGVGTTLKEGELDYKLTNDKLDIKYVRVPYSSIADSTIAISKSEIESYVNKHKDNFKQEDSRDIQFVYFQEKASLEDENLVKANIEKLLSDKQVFNETTKETVTEAGFRNTTNIAAFLDINSDSKFDTIYNPKSNLPSKFADSIIALPIGGIYGPYRDGDSYKVTKLTGRKEGGNVKASHILITYVGSQSAGDDVIRTKEEAEKKAKEILSEAKKSDADFAELAKTNSEGPSAPRGGDLGFFQEGRMVQAFNDFAFNNKVGTIGVVETEFGFHVVKVDEKQDIYQVANLEREIEASGETIDMLFQNATKFEMESIEGEGSFTELAKSKNYVVRPVNKINAMDESLPGLSSQRSIVQWAFNSDSEIGDIKRFDLNDGYAIVQLTAKYKKGLMSSEDASATVLPILRKEKKAVKILSDNKGKSFDAFAKDNNVSSSTASALTVKSPTLPGAGREPAVVGTAYVLGEGKTSGLIEGETGIFMVSVTKKTEATKLENYSTFSNTLKASKVNRVNAAVYESLKEGSEIEDNRSMFY; from the coding sequence ATGGCAATTTTAGATAAAATAAGAAAGAAGACAACCATTTTAATCTTAATCATTGGTTTAGCTTTATTTGCATTTGTAATATCTGGTATATTTAGTGCAAATACATTTTCAGGCGATAAGGTAGGTTCAGCTATAGCTGAGGTAGATGGTGAAAGTATTTCTATTGATGAGTTTAGACAAAAAGTAGATGCAGCTTCTAGAAACTATGGCGCTAATGCTTCTTCTATGCAAGTAGTAAATAGTGTTTACGAACAAGAAGTTAGAAATGCAATTTTAGAAAAACAATTTGATGAGCTAGGCATATCTGTAGAGCATGATCAAATTGTAGAATTTTTAAAAACAAACCCTACATATTCTCAGTTACCTCAATTCTTGAATGAAAATGGTGTTTTTGATGAAAATAAATTTATCGAATTTGTTTCTGATTTAAAAGAAAACAACGCAGCAGGTTACCAAGATTGGTTGCAAACTGAAGCAGCAATTATAAATGCGGCTAAAGAGCAAATTTATTATAACTTAATTAGATCAGGTGTAGGTACAACTTTGAAAGAAGGAGAATTAGATTATAAATTAACTAATGATAAGTTAGATATAAAATATGTTCGTGTACCTTATTCTTCAATAGCAGATAGTACAATCGCTATTTCAAAAAGCGAAATAGAGTCTTATGTTAACAAGCATAAAGATAATTTCAAGCAAGAAGATAGTAGAGATATTCAATTTGTATATTTTCAAGAGAAAGCTTCTTTAGAAGATGAGAATTTAGTAAAAGCAAATATTGAAAAGCTTTTATCGGATAAACAAGTTTTTAATGAAACAACAAAGGAAACTGTAACAGAAGCCGGTTTTAGAAATACAACAAATATCGCAGCTTTTTTAGATATTAATTCTGATTCAAAGTTTGATACTATATATAATCCAAAAAGTAATTTACCATCAAAATTTGCTGATAGTATAATTGCTCTTCCAATAGGTGGGATTTATGGTCCTTACCGTGATGGTGATTCTTATAAAGTTACAAAATTAACAGGTCGTAAAGAGGGTGGTAATGTAAAAGCTAGTCATATCTTAATTACATATGTAGGTTCTCAATCTGCAGGTGATGATGTAATTAGAACAAAAGAAGAAGCAGAGAAAAAAGCTAAAGAAATTTTATCTGAAGCTAAAAAATCTGATGCTGATTTTGCTGAATTAGCAAAAACGAATTCAGAAGGGCCTTCTGCGCCAAGAGGTGGAGATTTAGGTTTTTTCCAAGAAGGTAGAATGGTTCAGGCTTTTAATGATTTTGCTTTTAATAATAAAGTAGGAACAATTGGAGTGGTTGAAACAGAATTTGGATTCCACGTTGTTAAGGTTGATGAAAAGCAAGATATATATCAAGTAGCTAATTTAGAAAGAGAAATTGAAGCTTCAGGAGAAACAATAGATATGTTATTTCAAAATGCAACTAAGTTTGAAATGGAGTCTATCGAAGGTGAAGGTTCATTTACAGAATTAGCAAAATCTAAAAATTATGTTGTTAGACCAGTTAATAAAATAAATGCTATGGATGAAAGCCTTCCTGGTTTGTCATCTCAACGTAGTATTGTGCAATGGGCATTTAATTCAGACTCGGAAATAGGAGATATTAAGCGTTTTGATCTTAATGATGGGTATGCAATTGTTCAATTGACTGCTAAATATAAAAAAGGATTAATGTCTTCTGAAGATGCTTCAGCAACTGTTCTTCCTATTTTACGTAAAGAAAAAAAAGCAGTTAAAATTCTAAGTGATAATAAAGGCAAATCTTTTGATGCTTTTGCAAAAGATAACAATGTGTCTTCATCAACTGCTTCAGCATTAACAGTTAAATCTCCAACCCTTCCAGGAGCTGGTAGAGAGCCTGCAGTAGTAGGTACAGCTTATGTGCTTGGCGAAGGAAAAACCTCTGGTCTTATAGAAGGTGAGACAGGTATTTTTATGGTTTCTGTAACAAAAAAGACCGAAGCTACAAAATTAGAAAACTATAGTACTTTTTCTAATACTTTAAAAGCTTCGAAAGTAAATAGAGTAAATGCAGCTGTTTATGAGTCTTTAAAGGAAGGTTCTGAAATAGAAGATAACAGATCAATGTTTTATTAA
- a CDS encoding GYDIA family GHMP kinase: protein MTKKFYSNGKLLITGEYAVLDGAISLAIPTKKGQTLLITEKDNNEIYWQSLDITNKEWFTAVFDLNSLTIKTTSDQEIASILQKMLIEAKKLNFDFLNTSFGYEIKTELGFARDWGLGSSSTLINNIAQWAKVDPYTLLWNSFKGSGYDIACASNNTPITYQLIDKRPITRQINFNPTFKDAIYFIHLNKKQNSRDGITTYRKAEFDLDAFIIAINKLTEEFITCTYLETFQDLIKNHEAIVSKVLKTPTIQEQLFYNYKGAIKSLGAWGGDFIMAAGDKNTPNYFKDKGYTTVLSFDDMTL from the coding sequence ATGACTAAAAAATTTTACAGCAATGGAAAGTTATTAATTACCGGAGAGTACGCTGTACTTGATGGAGCTATCAGCTTAGCCATTCCAACAAAAAAAGGGCAAACATTATTAATTACTGAAAAAGATAATAATGAAATTTATTGGCAGAGTTTAGATATCACCAACAAAGAATGGTTTACTGCTGTATTTGATTTAAACTCATTAACTATTAAAACTACTAGCGATCAAGAAATTGCTAGTATATTGCAAAAAATGCTAATTGAAGCAAAAAAATTAAATTTTGATTTTTTAAACACTTCATTTGGTTATGAAATAAAGACAGAACTAGGTTTCGCTAGAGATTGGGGCTTAGGCTCTTCATCTACACTAATAAACAACATTGCACAATGGGCAAAAGTAGATCCTTATACCCTTTTATGGAACTCTTTTAAAGGCAGTGGCTATGATATTGCTTGTGCTAGCAACAACACACCTATAACATATCAATTAATTGATAAAAGACCTATCACAAGACAAATAAACTTCAATCCCACTTTTAAAGATGCAATTTATTTTATTCATTTAAATAAAAAACAAAATAGTAGAGATGGTATTACTACATACAGAAAGGCTGAATTTGATTTAGATGCGTTTATAATAGCTATTAACAAATTAACCGAAGAATTTATTACCTGCACATATTTAGAAACCTTTCAAGATTTAATAAAAAACCATGAAGCCATAGTTTCTAAAGTTTTAAAAACACCAACAATACAAGAGCAATTATTTTATAATTACAAAGGAGCCATTAAAAGTTTAGGTGCTTGGGGAGGCGATTTTATTATGGCTGCTGGAGATAAAAACACTCCTAATTATTTTAAAGATAAAGGATACACTACTGTTCTTTCTTTTGATGATATGACGCTCTAG
- a CDS encoding hemolysin family protein, with the protein MEIAFISANKIHIEIEKKQEGFLAKILSRLTKKPSKFIATMLIGNNIALVVYGLYMGEVLMKWFLTFENTSSQFLNLLLTDFSLITQTIISTLVILLTAEFLPKVLFQIYSNTLLKVLALPAYFFYVFFSLISDFVIKISDIILKVFFKTDGDEVQFAFSKIELGDYINEQMETVEEEDEVDSEIQIFQNALEFAAVKARDVMVPRTEIEAVELHETPKNLLKRFTETGYSKILVYKDTIDNVIGYVHSYELFKKPKTIKSVLMPVEFVPETMLINDILNNLIKRRKSMAVVLDEYGGTSGVMTVEDIVEELFGEIEDEHDKTDLIEEQIGEAIFKFSARLDVDYVNENYKLELPESDEYGTLGGLIVNETGEIPEQNTEIRIQNFQFTILEVSNTKIDLVSLEILDKE; encoded by the coding sequence ATGGAAATTGCGTTTATATCAGCAAATAAAATTCACATTGAAATAGAAAAAAAGCAAGAAGGTTTTTTAGCTAAAATTTTAAGTAGGCTTACTAAAAAACCATCTAAATTTATTGCTACAATGCTTATTGGTAATAATATAGCCCTTGTTGTTTATGGGTTGTATATGGGTGAAGTATTGATGAAGTGGTTTTTAACATTTGAAAACACTTCAAGTCAATTTCTAAATCTTTTATTGACAGACTTTAGCTTAATTACCCAAACAATTATATCTACATTGGTAATATTGTTAACAGCAGAATTCTTGCCTAAAGTACTTTTTCAAATTTATTCAAATACTTTGTTAAAAGTATTGGCGCTACCGGCGTATTTCTTTTATGTGTTTTTCTCATTAATATCAGACTTTGTAATCAAAATATCAGACATAATTCTTAAAGTATTTTTTAAGACGGATGGTGATGAGGTTCAATTTGCTTTTAGTAAAATAGAACTTGGCGATTATATTAATGAGCAAATGGAAACTGTTGAAGAAGAGGATGAGGTAGATTCTGAAATTCAAATTTTTCAAAATGCTTTAGAATTTGCAGCTGTTAAAGCAAGAGATGTAATGGTTCCTAGAACAGAAATTGAAGCTGTTGAATTACATGAGACTCCTAAGAACTTACTTAAAAGATTTACCGAAACAGGGTATTCGAAAATACTAGTCTATAAAGATACTATTGATAATGTTATTGGCTATGTACACTCCTATGAGTTGTTTAAGAAGCCAAAAACAATTAAAAGTGTTTTGATGCCTGTAGAATTTGTGCCAGAAACAATGCTTATAAATGATATTCTTAATAATCTAATAAAGAGAAGAAAGAGTATGGCTGTTGTTTTAGACGAGTATGGCGGCACTTCGGGAGTTATGACGGTAGAAGATATTGTAGAAGAGCTTTTTGGAGAAATAGAAGATGAGCACGATAAAACAGATTTAATTGAAGAACAAATCGGAGAAGCTATATTTAAATTCTCGGCACGTTTAGATGTTGATTATGTAAATGAAAACTATAAGCTGGAACTTCCTGAAAGTGATGAATACGGAACATTAGGGGGTTTAATAGTAAACGAAACAGGCGAAATACCAGAACAGAATACAGAAATAAGAATTCAAAACTTCCAATTTACAATTCTTGAGGTTTCTAATACTAAAATAGATTTGGTATCCCTTGAAATACTTGATAAAGAGTAA
- a CDS encoding type III pantothenate kinase — protein MNLIIDAGNTLIKTSVYDLKKELHHEQFELSNFVLKVKSIFKEFPEITHAIISSVGALDKKEIAVVGLFCKVHLLTSKSKTPFKNSYATPETLGVDRIALATAAFYHNPNGNTLVIDAGTCITYDLVNDYGEYLGGAISLGLNMRYKALHQQTSKLPLLQAEDIIDFIGNSTNSSIHSGVVNGISGEINAIIAQYEQRFKDLTIFLTGGDALFLSKRTKNTIFATPKFLLEGLNYLLDYNK, from the coding sequence ATGAATTTAATAATTGACGCGGGTAATACCCTGATTAAGACATCGGTATATGATTTAAAAAAAGAATTGCACCATGAGCAATTTGAGCTTTCAAATTTTGTTTTGAAGGTTAAATCTATATTTAAAGAGTTTCCTGAAATTACACACGCTATAATTTCTTCTGTTGGTGCTCTTGATAAAAAAGAAATTGCAGTAGTTGGTCTTTTTTGTAAGGTTCATCTCTTAACTTCAAAATCAAAAACACCTTTTAAAAACTCATATGCAACGCCAGAAACACTTGGTGTAGATCGTATTGCTTTAGCAACAGCTGCATTTTATCATAATCCCAACGGTAATACTTTGGTGATTGATGCAGGTACGTGTATAACTTATGATTTGGTGAACGATTATGGGGAGTATTTAGGTGGCGCTATATCTTTAGGTTTAAATATGAGATATAAAGCATTGCATCAACAGACGTCAAAATTACCATTGTTACAAGCTGAAGATATAATTGATTTTATAGGAAATTCTACAAATAGTAGTATTCATAGCGGCGTTGTTAATGGTATTTCCGGAGAAATAAACGCTATTATAGCTCAATATGAGCAGCGTTTTAAAGATTTAACAATTTTTTTAACAGGAGGTGATGCTCTATTCTTGTCAAAACGAACAAAAAATACCATATTTGCCACTCCAAAATTTCTTCTCGAAGGATTAAATTACTTGTTGGATTACAATAAATAG
- a CDS encoding hydroxymethylglutaryl-CoA reductase, degradative, giving the protein MITPIQGFSKLTKDQKIKWIAEKYTTNTQETITTLTKYWNTDATLQKLHDEFIENTISNYYLPLGIAPNFLINNKLYAIPMAIEESSVVAAASKAAKFWLGKGGFKTTVLGTEKVGQVHFMYKGDSKKLKTFFDYIKPILLKDSLHLTQNMVKRGGGVLDIELRNKTKDLADYYQLHCTFETKDAMGANFINSCLEQFAQTLKREAENYSDFTTNDEKVEVVMSILSNYVPNCIVKAEVSCPVEDLNDDKTIAPTEFAKKMIRAVNIAKVEPYRAVTHNKGIMNGIDAVVLATGNDFRAIEAGIHAYAAKNGSYTSLTHASIDKGIFKFWIEIPLALGTIGGLTGLHPLVKLALEILQKPTAKDLMQIVAVAGLAQNFAAVRSLVTTGIQQGHMKMHLMNILNQLGATDDEKNILVNHFKKNTVTHSGVISEFEKLRKN; this is encoded by the coding sequence ATGATTACTCCTATTCAAGGATTTTCCAAGCTTACAAAAGACCAAAAAATAAAGTGGATTGCGGAAAAGTATACTACAAATACGCAAGAAACTATAACTACTTTGACTAAGTATTGGAACACTGATGCGACACTCCAAAAGCTACATGATGAATTTATTGAAAATACAATCTCTAACTATTACCTGCCATTAGGAATCGCTCCAAATTTCCTGATTAACAACAAGTTATACGCCATACCAATGGCAATTGAAGAAAGCTCTGTAGTTGCTGCAGCAAGTAAAGCTGCTAAATTTTGGCTAGGTAAGGGCGGCTTTAAAACTACTGTTCTGGGTACTGAAAAGGTTGGTCAAGTGCACTTTATGTACAAAGGAGATTCGAAAAAATTAAAAACTTTTTTCGATTATATAAAACCGATACTTTTAAAAGACTCTTTACACCTTACCCAAAATATGGTAAAAAGAGGTGGAGGCGTTTTAGATATAGAATTAAGAAATAAAACAAAAGATTTAGCAGACTACTACCAATTACATTGCACATTTGAAACAAAAGATGCAATGGGAGCCAATTTCATAAACTCTTGTTTAGAACAATTTGCACAAACATTAAAAAGAGAGGCTGAAAATTATTCAGACTTCACAACTAATGATGAAAAGGTTGAAGTTGTTATGAGTATTTTAAGCAACTATGTTCCAAATTGTATAGTTAAAGCAGAAGTTAGTTGCCCTGTTGAGGATTTAAATGATGATAAAACTATTGCACCAACAGAGTTTGCTAAAAAAATGATTAGAGCTGTTAATATTGCAAAAGTAGAACCATATAGAGCTGTAACACATAATAAAGGTATTATGAACGGTATTGACGCAGTTGTTTTAGCCACAGGTAATGACTTTAGAGCCATTGAAGCGGGAATACATGCATATGCAGCAAAAAACGGCTCATACACCAGCCTAACACATGCTAGTATTGACAAAGGAATATTTAAATTTTGGATTGAAATACCTCTAGCTTTAGGTACCATTGGTGGCTTAACTGGACTGCACCCTTTAGTTAAACTAGCTTTAGAAATTTTACAAAAACCTACCGCTAAAGATTTAATGCAAATTGTTGCTGTTGCAGGTCTTGCCCAAAATTTTGCTGCTGTACGTTCTTTAGTAACTACTGGTATTCAACAAGGCCATATGAAAATGCACTTGATGAATATTTTAAATCAACTGGGAGCTACTGACGATGAAAAAAACATTCTTGTAAATCATTTTAAAAAGAATACAGTAACACATAGTGGCGTAATTTCTGAATTTGAAAAACTTCGCAAAAACTAA